A window of the Desulfobacterales bacterium genome harbors these coding sequences:
- a CDS encoding type II toxin-antitoxin system VapB family antitoxin codes for MRTTLNIDDQILEKASLLTGIKEKTSLVRLGLEALIARESSKRLARLGGTEKELRSIPRRRSTKKQS; via the coding sequence ATGAGAACAACACTTAATATCGATGACCAAATATTGGAAAAAGCCTCTCTTCTGACAGGTATCAAAGAGAAAACATCCTTGGTGCGACTTGGCCTCGAAGCATTAATTGCAAGAGAAAGCAGTAAACGTCTTGCCAGGCTTGGTGGCACGGAAAAAGAGTTACGTTCCATTCCCAGGCGCAGATCAACAAAAAAACAATCATGA
- a CDS encoding type II toxin-antitoxin system VapC family toxin: protein MILVDTSVWVNHLRAGEQHLEKLLFDGDVVCHSHIIGELACGNIKNCKEIISLLQSIPTSPQIEFQEYLYFVEKNKLYGKGIGFVDIHLLASAQLGQIPLWTKDKRLKAAASELGLNYRKKR from the coding sequence ATGATCCTTGTTGATACTTCAGTTTGGGTCAACCACCTCCGAGCTGGCGAGCAGCATTTAGAAAAATTGCTGTTCGATGGGGATGTGGTTTGCCATAGTCACATTATAGGTGAACTCGCCTGTGGCAACATAAAAAACTGTAAAGAAATTATATCGTTACTACAATCCATCCCAACCTCTCCACAAATTGAATTTCAAGAATATTTATATTTTGTTGAAAAAAACAAATTATATGGCAAGGGAATTGGATTTGTTGATATTCACCTTTTAGCTTCAGCCCAACTAGGCCAAATACCTTTATGGACAAAGGATAAAAGGCTGAAGGCTGCTGCCAGCGAACTCGGATTGAATTACAGAAAAAAAAGATAA